The Acinonyx jubatus isolate Ajub_Pintada_27869175 chromosome D3, VMU_Ajub_asm_v1.0, whole genome shotgun sequence DNA segment CCCCTAGCCCTTCCTGCCATGGAGAGGGCTGGGGCCATCACAAGAATAGGTTCTGTGATGGGATCCTTGTGCTCAGGATCCTTGTGTCTGAATGAAGCATGCCATCTACCCATAGCCCTTTGGGCAGAGCACTGATTAGGCAGAAGGGCCCTTGGACAGAGCTGTAGGGCTCAGAGAAGCCCTGGTAGTACCCCCAGCAGCCTGGCCCAGGGCAGACACACATCTGCACTCCACAAGGCTGGGCCAGGCTTCACATCTACCTTCTGCTGCTGTGGGCACCTACTTTGGTTGAAAAAGGCTTTTCCCATGTGTATgtctgcatgtgcacacatgtattCTCTATGGTCAGGGAGTGACACATGTATCTGTTCATGTCTCCACATGTGCTCTTATACTCTAGGCATGACTCACAGTGGGAGCCTGCATGGAGTGGTATGGAGGTGGGATACTGGGCCCTATGGGGACCCGAGGAGGTCAAATTGTCTGGGCTCTGGAGATCACTTGTACCTGGGAGCTCTTCCTGAGCCTCTgttcctgtccctccccagccctaAAGCCTGCACCCATGTAGTTCAGCACCCAAAGCTCAGTTCCCAAGAAGCCTCAGTAAAGACAGGAGAGATagtgtttttccttctctacctttATGGTTCTCTTTCTGGCCTCTTCCCACCAACTGGTCATGAGGACCAACAGCATCCATGCTCCTGGTCTCTTAGGCACAGCCCAGGTCACTGATCCACCCTCAGCCCATAGCACAGACCAAAGTGTGTAGGAGAGAGGAGGCATGTCCAAGCTGGCATGGACAAGGATGGGCTTGTGCATCTATTTCAGTGCTGCTTAGCCCTGGCTGTCCATAAGAATCCTTAGGGAACTAGTGCTGCCTGGATCCACTCAGTATCTCTGGGGCAAGGGGTCAGGCTTTTGTGCTTTTCAAAGTGCCTTAAGTGTCTCTTCTGGGCAGCCAGTCTAGAGGACCTCTGATTGATGTAACAGTAAATAGCTAAGCAAATCTGTGTTGGTTTAGGAATACTTACATATGCAGTGTGTACTTATAAGTATACTTATAAAAGTATAAAGATGTGCAGTGGAACAAAATGAAATCCTAGGAAAGTGATTGTTTCCAGGTATAGGCAGCAGGGTAATGAAATGGGGAGGGATCAGATGCTTCCACTGTAGttgtaatgtttcatttcttgAGCAGAGTGGTGGGAACCTGGTATCATTTCATACTTTTTGCTTTGGTTGAAATAGTTCATCATAAGAGCATGAATTTCATAGTCAAACCTGggtttttaagttcatttctgctacttactagctgtgtgacctggagcaaGTACTTATCTGTTCAAAAGAAGTTGTttagtcatctgtaaaatggggctccCAGGGCTGTGTGAGGATTACCTGTGAAGTTCTAACACTCCTTATAGGTTTCTTCACTGGGAATAGGAGGTGGGGTAACTCCAGGGGAAGGCAGTGAGCCTTTCCAGATCCCTTTGTGGCCTCTCAGCTAAGGGGTAGAGCAGGGCGTGGGGAGAGTAGGGCACTGCTCTCAGTGGACAATGTGGGAGGGAGGAGCCACACCCCACACTAAGGAAATGCCTAGGGATAGAAGGGTCCCTCTCTAGAGGGAGAGCAGCTGGGGAAAGAGTCcttcctcccacagcccctctctcACAGGAACACAGGTCTGGGGGCTGCTCGTGGGCATTTAGATTCTGGTGCATCCAGATAGCCTTTTCCCTTGGAAGATGGGAGGCTGTGGAGGCATCCCCAGGCAGGCAGACTGTCTGTCTGCACAGATGCACATACTCTCTCACACATGCAGTACACACCCATATATGTGTGTGCCAGGCCTGGCTATGGAATGGGGAAAGGAACTCAGACACCATTCTCATTGGACAAGTTTAAAACACAACatggctcatttttattttatctcagaaaaaaacattCCCTTCAGAAGGAAAGGCAGTTAGATAGGGCCTCTAACTGGGCAgctctgagctacccaggcacaccccaTGGTGGGCcagtccccacctcctcccttaaGCCCACAGTCTGACACCATTCCATTACAACTCCCTGTCCTTGAGCCCAGCTCTGTGGCCTTAAGAAATGGCCTTGGGACTGATGGGGTAAGAAGTGCATGGCAGCTCATGGCAGCCAGTGAGAGCTGCCTGGGACTCCCTGGGCTGACCTCTGAGGCCAGGTTAGCAGCAAGACCAACAACAGACCCAGCAACCAGGGAAggaagatgatttaaaaaaaaaaaagggggggatttCTTCAGGTTTAACATTTTctcctggaaaaaacaaaaacaaaaacacgccACCTCTGGGCACAGCAGCTCCTGAACCCTTGGAAAGTCTCGGGAGGGTGGTGTGTATGTGATTAGGGGGGTCTGTTGGAGCCACCCCTAGCCTCAGGGCTAGTCAGCCTGCTCTGCCACAGCTGCTCTGTGAAGTTAGGGTGGTATTTCTAGATGCTTCGAGTGGGGTACTGGGCCCTGCCCAGCCAAGATGTTCTGATGCCGTGGCCCTGACCTGATGCAGGGCCTCTCAACATGAAATGTCTGCTTCCTCGGACTCCAAACCCTTCCTGCTGGGCCTCATGCTGCTCCAGCCAGGGTACTCTCCTCTCAGTCCAAAGTGGGAACTGGCCACAGGAAGGGTCTCCAGGCACATTCATTCTTCTCCCAACGTGACTGGTTCCATCCACCAAAGAGAAAGATTTCCTTCCTGGAGGAAAGGGCAAACTCAGTGGATCATCAGGACACTCCTGCTCCATCCTGGGCCAGGGGTCCCTCAAGGCCAGGGGACTCTGGGCATGCTCCCTTGAGCTCATGGCTGAGGAGCTCCACATCTGGGAGGGCCATGTCCCCATGGGACTCGTGGGCACTCCCTCCACTCACCAACCCCAGGGCATAGCCATTGGGCCGCCGCTCAGGATGGGGGGCACTGCCATTGGCCCACACCCCAGGAGGATGACCATTGAGGCGAAGGCTGATCTGCTCTCCATCACTGCCATGAGCTGCCAAGGCCCGGGCACTGGTGCCGCCTGCCTTGAAGGGCTCCCGTCGCCTCAGGATATGGCTGCGAATGATCTTGCGGAAGGTCTGGCGGAACTCACGGATGCGGTAGGCATAGATGAAGGGATTCACAACGGAATTGGTGTGGGAGAGGATGATGGTCAGGTACATGAGCCAGAGTGGGGCATGGTTACACTCTGGGCAGAAGAAGGTAAAGCAGTTGATGATGTGCAGGGGAAGCCAGCAGAGGGCAAAGAGCCCCACAATGATGGCCAGCGACTTGGCAGCATGGACCTCCTTCTGCAGCGTGGACCGAGTCCGCTCCCCCGGCAGAGGCTGGCTCTCCATCTGCTTCAGCTGTCGCCGAGCAGCCAGGAAGATCCGCAAGTAGACACCCAGCATGAGCAGCAGGGGCACCAGGACACAAGCAAAGAAGTTGTAGTACACCATGTAGTTCATGGGAACCACATCCTCGAAGAGACAGGCTACCTggccctccccacagccctgtgaGTGGTTTTTGCCCTCCTTCGGCTGGCTGCAGTTGTTCCAGCCCAACATGGGAGTCAAGCCAATGGCAAATGACAGCACCCAGCAGACTGCAATGATGCCTTTGGCCCT contains these protein-coding regions:
- the ADORA2A gene encoding adenosine receptor A2a isoform X2 is translated as MRYGPAGCGLVLPRASAGLSGRLLRSPIPGPTPGLGFPARRGGAGTARVSKPPAGGARERRDRSPSPSPRRRGDSGSRRASCRYNGLVTGTRAKGIIAVCWVLSFAIGLTPMLGWNNCSQPKEGKNHSQGCGEGQVACLFEDVVPMNYMVYYNFFACVLVPLLLMLGVYLRIFLAARRQLKQMESQPLPGERTRSTLQKEVHAAKSLAIIVGLFALCWLPLHIINCFTFFCPECNHAPLWLMYLTIILSHTNSVVNPFIYAYRIREFRQTFRKIIRSHILRRREPFKAGGTSARALAAHGSDGEQISLRLNGHPPGVWANGSAPHPERRPNGYALGLVSGGSAHESHGDMALPDVELLSHELKGACPESPGLEGPLAQDGAGVS
- the ADORA2A gene encoding adenosine receptor A2a isoform X1, with the translated sequence MPTMGSWVYIMVELAIAVLAILGNVLVCWAVWLNSNLQNVTNYFVVSLAAADIAVGVLAIPFAITISTGFCAACHNCLFFACFVLVLTQSSIFSLLAIAIDRYIAIRIPLRYNGLVTGTRAKGIIAVCWVLSFAIGLTPMLGWNNCSQPKEGKNHSQGCGEGQVACLFEDVVPMNYMVYYNFFACVLVPLLLMLGVYLRIFLAARRQLKQMESQPLPGERTRSTLQKEVHAAKSLAIIVGLFALCWLPLHIINCFTFFCPECNHAPLWLMYLTIILSHTNSVVNPFIYAYRIREFRQTFRKIIRSHILRRREPFKAGGTSARALAAHGSDGEQISLRLNGHPPGVWANGSAPHPERRPNGYALGLVSGGSAHESHGDMALPDVELLSHELKGACPESPGLEGPLAQDGAGVS
- the ADORA2A gene encoding adenosine receptor A2a isoform X3, with amino-acid sequence MPTMGSWVYIMVELAIAVLAILGNVLVCWAVWLNSNLQNVTNYFVVSLAAADIAVGVLAIPFAITISTGFCAACHNCLFFACFVLVLTQSSIFSLLAIAIDRYIAIRIPLRYNGLVTGTRAKGIIAVCWVLSFAIGLTPMLGWNNCSQPKEGKNHSQGCGEGQVACLFEDVVPMNYMVYYNFFACVLVPLLLMLGVYLRIFLAARRQLKQMESQPLPGERTRSTLQKEVHAAKSLAIIVGLFALCWLPLHIINCFTFFCPECNHAPLWLMYLTIILSHTNSVVNPFIYAYRIREFRQTFRKIIRSHILRRREPFKAGGTSARALAAHGSDGEQISLRLNGHPPGVWANGSAPHPERRPNGYALGLEGNLSLWWMEPVTLGEE